Part of the Oncorhynchus tshawytscha isolate Ot180627B linkage group LG07, Otsh_v2.0, whole genome shotgun sequence genome, acagagagagagagagagagagagagagacagagagagagagagagagagagagagagacagagagagagacagagagagagagagagagagagagagacagagagagagagagagagagagagagacagagagagagagagagagacagagagagagagagagagagacagagagagagagagagagagagagagacagagagagagagacagagagagagagagacagagagagagacagagagagagagacagagagagagagagagagagagagagacagagagacagagagagagacagagagagagacagagagagagacagagagagagagagagagagagagagagagagagagagagagagagagagagagagagagagagagagagagagagagagagagagagagagagagagagagagagagacagagagagagagagagagagagagagagacagagagagagagagagagacagagagagagagagagagagagagagagagagacagagagagagagacagagagagagagagagagacagagagagagagagagagagagagagagagagagagagacagagagagagagagacagagagagagagagagacagagagagagagagagagagagagagagacagagagagagacagagagagagagagagagagagagagagagagagagagagagagagagagagagagagagagagagacagagagagagagagagacagagagagagagagacagagagagagacagagagagagagacagagagagagacagagagagagagagagagagagagagagagagagagagagagagagagagagagagagacagagagacagagagagagagagacagagagagagagacagagagagagagagagagagagagagagagagacagagacagagagagagagacagagagagagagacagagagagagagagacagagacagagagggagagggagagagagagagacagagacagagagagacagagacagagagagacagagagagacagagacagagacagagagagacagagagagacagagaagacagtgagagacagagagagacagagagagagagagagacagagagagacagagacagagagagagacagacacagagagagagagagagagagagagagagagtaagcaaAAAGCAGAGGCTGTGTTGACTCTAGAAGAGTCTGGAGCTGTGGGTATCTGGCTAAAGTCTCAAAGATGCCATTTGGAGGAAAATAGGTCATTTACTCGTACActgctctgccccctcctctcccaacacacacagccacaccccACAGGAAAGTGAATTCCATCCCTaagctttttctttttttaaacaaggGCAGGAAGTCACAAAACGCAGAGTGATGCAATGAGGCTGTCTGGTCTCATAAGAGGAAGACCAGACTATATTGTCTCCAATGCTTTTTCTATGACTCACTTGGACTCTGTACCCCTCCAATTTCTACCAaagtttgtcagatgttttcaTCCTGAAAAGTGGTCACGTCACACCATCTGTTGTGCAGACGCAGCTACACGCCTTAATCCCACATGCACGGGAAGGATAGGCACTGTTTCATTTCACCATTTTAGACGGAGCCTATTAAAAGGCCTCTAACGAGACCTACAAAACAGATGGCGTGGGCCACGCCCTTATCACAACATTACAGCCCTTTTGTTAGGTCTGAGAACATCTGACAAACATAGCATTCAGAGCAGTAGGCTATttgacagagagggcagcaggtAGTAGATAGACTGTTTGTTCCCCCGGTGATAACATCCATAGGGAGTGACAGTGCAccccgagacagagacagggaagtgAGGGCATTGGGCAACGCTAGCCTGGACACTTCTGTTTCCTTTTCCCAGCAATCAGGGGGATGTATAAGAAGGCCGAGGCTAGCACAGAGACCAGGGCCTGAATGTTCCACTGCTGACCTGAACACTGGATTGGCTGTGTGGTTAGCTACTGACTATCATCTGATTACCAGGAAATGAGATAACGTTGAGGCTTGGTTGAGGTTGAGGAGCTTACAACAGTGATAGAAAGGTCAAATCATCATTATCAGTCTTACATGATGAGAATCCTTTTCTGTTACCGCAGAAGTTGGCTATAGTTGTTGAAAACTATGAGAAGTCAAAAATGTGCAACATCGTCAGGGGTGTGCTTCAGGACTGCCCGTGGGACAATGAGCTAGCAACACAAACCACGTAGGCGATTGTTGCCGTGACATCCGTTCCCCTGACACAGCTCGGCATGGGTGTTGACGTGGGAACGGCaacagaagaggggagaggggcggGTCTTACCTGAGGAGGTGGGGTCTTCAGAGAAGTCTGGCATCTCCTCTGGTGGGTCTCCGTAGAAGGAGTTAAACTTGTGGCTGGAGACAGCAGCCAACACTGCCCCCTATGAAACAACACAAGGAACAGGAAtgtattgactgattgattgaagagcatcaatggtgtgtgtgtgtgtaccttgagcTTCCTCCTTGCATTAAACTTCCTCAGCTGCTCCACCGTCTCTGGCAGGTGGATCTTGTAGGCATACCTGTCCCTCTCCTGGagggagaacacacagagagatgaatacctgtccctctcctggagggagaacacacagagaggtaaatacctgtccctctcctggagggagaacacacagagaggtgaatacctgtccctctcctggagggagaacacacagagaggtgaatacctgtccctctcctggagggagaacacacagagaggtgaatacctgtccctctcctggagggagaacacacagagaggtaaatacctgtcccTCTCCTGGAGGGAGAACGCACAGAGAGGTGAATACCTGTCCCTCTCCTGGAGGGAGAACACACATTGAGGTGAATACCTGTCCCTCTCCTGGagggagaacacacagagaggtgaatacctgtccctctcctggagggagaacacacagagaggtaaatacctgtccctctcctggagggagaacacacagagaggtgaATACCTGTCCCTCTCCTGGAGGGAGAACACACATTGAGGTGAATACCTGTCCCTCTCCTGGAGGGAGAACACACATTGAGGTGAATACCTGTCCCTCACAGACCGGTGAATACCTGTCCCTCTCCTGGagggagaacacacagagaggtgaatacctgtccctctcctggagggagaacacacagagaggtaaATACCGGTCCCTCTCCTGGagggagaacacacagagaggtgaATACCTGTCCCTCACAGACCGGTGAATACCTGTCCCTCTCCTGGagggagaacacacagagagttgAATACCTGTCCCTCACAGACCGGTGAATACCTGTCCCTCTCCTGGagggagaacacacagagaggtaaatacctgtccctctcctggagggagaacacacagagaggtgaatacctgtccctctcctggagggagaacacacagagaggtgaatacctgtccctctcctggagggagaacacacagagaggtgaatacctgtccctctcctggagggagaacacacagagaggtaaatacctgtcccTCTCCTGGAGGGAGAACGCACAGAGAGGTGAATACCTGTCCCTCTCCTGGAGGGAGAACACACATTGAGGTGAATACCTGTCCCTCTCCTGGagggagaacacacagagaggtgaatacctgtccctctcctggagggagaacacacagagagataaatacctgtccctctcctggagggagaacacacagagaggtgaATACCTGTCCCTCTCCTGGAGGGAGAACACACATTGAGGTGAATACCTGTCCCTCTCCTGGAGGGAGAACACACATTGAGGTGAATACCTGTCCCTCACAGACCGGTGAATACCTGTCCCTCTCCTGGagggagaacacacagagaggtgaatacctgtccctctcctggagggagaacacacagagaggtaaATACCGGCCCCTCTCCTGGagggagaacacacagagaggtgaATACCTGTCCCTCACAGACCGGTGAATACCTGTCCCTCTCCTGGagggagaacacacagagagttgAATACCTGTCCCTCACAGACCGGTGAATACCTGTCCCTCTCCTGGagggagaacacacagagaggtgaatacctgtccctctcctggagggagaacacacagagaggtgaATACCTGTCCctcacagacaggtgaataccTGTCCcacacagacaggtgaataccTGTCCCACACAGAGAGGTGAATACCTGTCCCGTCCctcacagacaggtgaataccTGTCCctcacagacaggtgaataccTGTCCCACACAGAGAGGTGAATACCTGTCCCGTCCctcacagacaggtgaataccTGTCCctcacagacaggtgaatacttgTTTctcacagacaggtgaatacttgTTTctcacagacaggtgaatacttgTTTctcacagacaggtgaatacttgTCCctcacagacaggtgaatacttgTTTctcacagacaggtgaatacttgTCCcacacagacaggtgaataccTGTCCCGTCCctcacagacaggtgaatacttgTCCctcacagacaggtgaataccACACTAATAAAGgcaaaacactacaacacaggTTCCATTCAATAAAGTGGAGTGTATTCTCTGGGTTGTGAAAGTAGCTGATGCAGGGCGCCGTCTCCTGACAGGGAGGAAGTTATGAGGAAACCACAACTAACCCAGTGTTAGTTTCACATCTGGTTATAATCATGTGTTACAGTTGGGGTTAAGTGTGTGTCTGCATATTCAGCATCTTGCAGACAGggattttagtgtgtgtgtgcatgcatgtgaatgtgtgtgtgtatcagtgtgtctgCATGTTTTGTTCCCACCTTAAGCCAGGGGTGGTTGAGGGCTTCGTAGACAGTGATCCTCTCTGCGGGGTCCAGCATCAGCATGCGACGCACCAGGTCCTTGGCGCTCTCTGAGATGTGACTCCACTGGCGTGGGTTCATCTAGAGgggagggtcacacacacacacacgctctcagaTGGATGTAGGGCTGCAGCAACCGAGGGAATGCCAGATACGTTTATCACCTTGGGCACAGTATATACCTGGAGCTTTTTAACCTAGCTATAGATATAGAAGGAAGGTTGCCATGTAACCCCCACCAGGCCCAGAAGACAGAATGAGAACTGTTCTACATGGTAcattctgaatgctctgtatggGCCTCAATAAGGCCTTGATGGAAATGCAGCTGAGGCAACTTTCCAAGCCATAGCTTGTGGTTGTTAACCACGTGCAATgacggttggttggttggttggttggggtgtgtgtgtgtgttagagggcaGTTTTGGAAAATCAACTACTACCTTATATTTCCCCTTAATGATAGCCTCAAACAGGCGTTCCTTGGTACCGTAGAAGGGCAGGCAGCCAGACAGTAGAATGAACAGGATGACTCCACAGCCCCACACGTCGACAGGCTTCCCATATGGCTCTCTCTTCACCACCTCTGGGGCCATGAAGTGGGGCGTGCCTACTCGACCTGGGGAGGAATGGGGGGTTCAAGTGTGGGTTTACACACAGATACGAGAGGAGAGAATGACAAATACACAGTCCCAAAGTGAATATAGAGTACCTCCTGCCACCAGGCCTGATTCTCCTAGTTGTATGGCCACTCCAAACCCCCCCAGCTTGACAGGAGCTGAGTTCTCCTTAGAGGCCAGCAGGACACAGTGAGGCTAcaagacagggacacagagagagagagagagagatagagagacacagagagagacacagagagagatggagggattgggTTCAAGCTTCATAAAAAAAGTGCTCAATTTTGTACCATCCTATTGTAGTAAAACCTTGGTAGTGATGGACCTAAAGGGTTCCTAGACGGGACAAAGGCAGAGGGCTACCGGCTTTACTGCAGAAACACTCCAACTGAtattgaagaggagaggagaaaggaggatgaCAACactggacagatagagagaacaccagagaaaggaggaggagaggagaaaggaggatgaCAACactggacagatagagagaacaccagagaaaggaggaggagaggagaaaggaggatgaCAACactggacagatagagagaacaccagagaaaggaggaggagaggagaaaggaggacgacactggacagatagagagaacaccagagaaaggaggaggagaggagaaaggaggatgaCGACactggacagatagagagaacaccagagaaaggaggaggagaggagaaaggaggatgaCGACactggacagatagagagaacaccagagaaaggaggaggagaggagaaaggaggatgaCAACactggacagatagagagaacaccagagaaaggaggaggagaggagaaaggaggatgaCGACactggacagatagagagaacaccagagaaaggaggaggagaggagaaaggaggatgaCGACactggacagatagagagaacaccagagaaaggaggaggagaggagaaaggaggatgaCAACactggacagatagagagaacaccagagaaaggaggaggagaggagaaaggaggatgaCGACactggacagatagagagaacaccagagaaaggaggagagagaagacaggaggatgACAACactggacagatagagagaacaccagagaaaggaggaggagaggagaaaggaggatgaCAACactggacagatagagagaacaccagagaaaggaggaggagaggagaaaggaggatgaCAACactggacagatagagagaacaccagagaaaggaggaggagaggagaaaggaggatgaCAACactggacagatagagagaacaccagagaaaggaggaggagaggagaaaggaggacgaCGACactggacagatagagagaacaccagagaaaggaggaagagaggagaaaggaggatgaCAACactggacagatagagagaacaccagagaaaggaggaagagaggagaaaggagaacatggagagaagaagaggtggaggatgaggagcAGAGCGCAGCGCTGGAGTACGTGACAGTCAGGGTATGTGGTCTAACAGCGCTGGCGTACGTGACAGTCAGGTTATGTGGTCTCACAGCGCTGGTGTACGTGACAGTCAGGGTATGTGGTCTCACAGCGTTGGGAGTACGTGACAGTCAGGGTATGTGGTCTCACAGCGTTGAGGTACGTGACAGTCAGGGTATGTGGTCTCACAGCGTTGGGAGTACGTGACAATCAGGGTATGTGGTCTCACAGCGTTGAGGTACGTGACAGTCAGGGTATGTGGTCTCACAGCGTTGAGGTACGTGACAGTCAGGGTATGTGGTCTCACAGCGCTGGTGTACGTGACAGTCAGGGTATGTGGTCTCACAGCACTAGAGTACGTGACAGTCAGGGTATGTGGTCTCACAGCATTGGGAGTACGTGACAGTCAGGGTATGTGGTCTCACAGCGTTGGGAGTACGTGACAGTCAGGGTATGTGGTCTCACAGCGTTGGGAGTACGTGACAGTCAGGGTATGTGGTCTCACAGCGTTGAGGTACGTGACAGTCAGGGTATGTGGTCTCACAGCGTTGAGGTACGTGACAGTCAGGGTATGTGGTCTCACAGCATTGGAGTACGTGACAGTCAGGGTATGTGGTCTCACAGCGTTGGGAGTACGTGACAGTCAGGGTATGTGGTCTCACAGCGTTGGGAGTACGTGACAGTCAGGATATGTGGTCTCACAGCGTTGGGAGTACGTGACAGTCAGGATATGTGGTCTCACAGCGTTGGGAGTACGTGACAGTCAGGGTATGTGGTCTCACAGCGTTGGGAGTACGTGACAGTCAGGGTATGTGGTCTCACAGCGTTGGGAGTACGTGACAGTCAGGATATGTGGTCTCACAGCGTTGGGAGTACGTGACAGTCAGGGTATGTGGTCTCACAGCGCTAGAGTACGTGACAGTCAGGGTATGTGGTCTCACAGCGTTGGGAGTACGTGACAGTCAGGGTATGTGGTCTCACAGCGCTAGAGTACGTGACAGTCAGGGTATGTGGTCTCACAGCGTTGGGAGTACGTGACAGTCAGGGTGTGGTCTCACAGCGTTGGGAGTACGTGACAGTCAGGGTGTGGTGGTCTCACAGCGCTGGTTTCCTGCCCTACTCTGCACTTCACACTGAAGGGGGAGGATGGGGTCTGTGGTCTGAGGGTTCTGACGGCTGCTAACAGCTGACAAGGAGTGGTTGGGGGAGGTGGTTGGGGGAGGCGTGAGAGAAGAACATCtcgaggcacagagagagaggaccagagagaggaggaaagagagcgagagagtgaaggaagggaggagagctCAGAGTAACAGACTCATACTTTTGAGCaaaagagacaaagaaagaaaaaagtgTGTAGGAGAGTAACCAGAGAAGTCCCAACACCATCCCACTGAACCTGACAACCAAGGGACAGTAGGACCAGGGGCTTAAAGGATATGTAACGACACACACATTCTGGACAGTGGACAGTCAAACTACAGCTGCAGAGTCTCTGACATGGAGGGAATCTGGATGGTGAGTGAGATCCTGTCTTAATAAAGACATCagtgaacctgtgtgtgtgaatctgtgaAAACCTAAAGGCAGACCATGTTCTTTACTAGGTGGTGAATCCAAGATAGGTCATAGGTACAACACAATAATTGCACTTAAAGTAGTGGTTGATTTTTCATTAGTTATTTTCCTGCTACAGGAGAGTTACTTGAAATACAACATTGTAAAAAGGAAGTGGTAAATGTGGTGACATTTAAAAATAGATTCGTTCTTTGAGTGCTTTTACAGTGTTTTTTCAATGAAAACTGCCAAAGTCCTTTCCTGTTAACAGCCCACTTTTTTGTTAATGCATTGACATCTCTCTCCGTTTTTCATCCTTATCAATAAAAAACATCTCTCCACCCcccgcctctccctccctctatctcccacAGCACTGAAGATCTGCTGGGCCTAAAGACACCCCAGCTTCAACACAATGAccactcttccctcctctcccaacacctctttacccctgtcctcctcctctccaaaccAGACCCTATGTAATCTAGATGACGGTGCCCTGCGCCTCCCCCTGGTCTTCTTCTACTCCATCTTCTTCCTCCTGGGTCTGGTAGGTAATCTCCTGGCCCTGTGGGTCTTCGTCTTCCTCCACTCCAGGAGGAACTCTGTCCGGGTGTTCCTCATCAACGTGGCCATAGCTGACCTGGTGCTCCTGGTCTGCCTTCCCTTCAGAGTCCTCTACCATGCTAACGGCAACCGCTGGGTCCTCAGCCCCCTGGTCTGTAAAGTGGTGGGCAACCTGTTCTACATGAACATGTACATCAGTATCACTCTGCTGGGGTTCATTAGTCTGGATAGGTATGTGAAGCTGAAGGGGCGGGGCGGAGCGGGGAGGGGCCTGGCCAGGAGGCtgagaggtggaggatggagttGGGTGGCGTGCAGGGCGCTCTGGGGGCTGTCCCTGGCGGCGGCCGTGCCCATGATCGCCATGTCGGAGGGAAACGAGGAACCTGGGAAGTGTTTCCAGTATAAGCAGCGGCGTGGGGCGAAGGGGAAGGCTTACTTCAACATGGCTCTGGTGCTGCTGTTCTGGGGGGTGTTCTGCCTGCTGGTGGTCTCCTATGGGAAGATAGCCATGCGCCTCCTCAAAGTGTCCAGGGATAAACCTGACCTCCCCAATGCCCACCGCTACGGTAGCGCCGCCAGGAAGTCCTTCTTCGTGCTCTTCCTGTTCACCGTCTGCTTCGGGCCCTACCATGCCTTCCGCCCATTCTACATCCTCTCCCAGCTCAGCCAATCCCCATCCTGCGAATACTTGCGCCTGGTGGACAGGACCAATGAGGTCATGTTGTTGTTCTCCGCCTTCAACGCCGTCCTGGACCCTGTGATGTACTTCCTGTTGTCGGGCTCGGTGCGCAAGGCCGCCGTGAAAGCCCTTGGACAGAGCCTCGGCAACCGGCTCCACTTCCTTAACGACGGGACCTCCAACAGCTCGGTATTAGAGTTCAGACGGACCTCTCTGTCCGTCACCTCCCCCAACACCGTCATTAACCCCTCCCATGAGCCCAGGACCAGCCTCTGTCTGATTAGCCCCACCCTCCACCCTGGCACAGCCATAGTGGCAAAGCAGTGAATTTACAGACCTCATTTGTTTAACTTCATGGACTTTAGCTCTATTTACATTATAATGTATACCATGTACTCAACAACTGATGCATGTGACAAGGGCCAATGTCTTGAACTAGACTCAGTTTCCAAGAATGGACCTGACCAGATGTCCTGAATCAAagtgatatacactaccgttcaaaagttcagggtcacttagaaatgtccttgttctcgaaagaaaagcacattttttggtccattaaaataacatcaaattgatcagaaatacagtgtaaacattgttaatgttgtaaatgactattgtagctggaaacagcagatttttatggaatatctacataggcgtacagaggcccattatcagcgaaaccccagtctcaacgtgaaaccccagtctcaacgcgaaacaccagtctcaacgcgaaacaccagtctcaacgcgaaacaccagtctcaacgcgaaacaccagtctcaacgcgaaacaccagtctcaacgcgaaacaccagtctcaacgcaaAAAAACAGTCAACGCAAAACCCCAGTCTCAACGCGAAACCCCAGTCTCAACGCGAAACCCCAGTCTCAACGCGAAACCCCAGTCTCAACGCGAAACCCCAGTCTCAACGCGAAACCCCAGTCTCAACGCGAAACCCCAGTCTCAACGCAAAAAAACAGTCAAAGCAAAACCCCAGTCTCAACGCAAAACCCCAGTCTCAACGCAAAACCCCAGTCTCAACGCAAAACCCCAGTCaacgcaaaacaccagtcaacgcaaaacaccagtcaacgcaaaacaccagtcaacgcaaaacaccagtcaacgcaaaacaccagtcaacgcaaaacaccggtctcaactagatagaggaactctggacagaggaactctgcctagaaggtcagcatcaaggagtcgcctcttcactgttgatgttgagactggtgttttgcaggtactatttaatgaagctgccagttgaggacttgtgaggcgtctgtttgtcaaactagacacttgtcctcttgctcaattgtgcaaccctttcaaaagggttttctaaatcatcaattagacttttaaaatgataaacttggattagctaacacaacgtgccatcaAATCAatatttattggtcacatacacatggttagcagatgttaatgcgagtgtagcgaaatgcttgtgcttctagttccgactgtgcAGCTATATCTAACATCTACATGTGagaagagtaatgtagggtatgtaaacattatataaagtggaacacaggagtgctggttgctaataatgggactctgtacgcctatgtagatattcctttcttttttaaatcagcagtttccagatacaatagtcatttacaacattaataatgtctacacggtatttctgatcaatttgatgttattttaaatggacaaaaaaaatagcttttctttaaaaacaaggacatttctaagggaccccaaacttttgaatggtagtgtaaatgcctgtgtctgtctgttaactAATATTGTCAATAGTATGTGACACAATCATATCTGATATAACACTGTACAAAGCAAATAAATATATACGATTTAAGCTCACATGTATATATGTCGCCTTGGTGTGAAAACTGAATGGCTGATAAGCATCACATAGTCCCCTCTACTGGTGGTATTAGGTACTACCACTACAGCAGTCTACTACACACCTgcaccatgacacacacacacacacacacacacacacacacacttcttacaACCCAAATCACAAGTattcaaacagacaaacacacacacaacaacaaacaaaaacacatctTTCATTAAACACTACATACACTCAACACAGGGGGAAGGTGTAACTTTGtgtaaacacacaaacagactgACTTACTGACATTGGTATTAACACACACGCAAAAGCTCCCCTTATCCCCTCTGGGAGTCACCAAATGTGTCTGTTTGTGGGCAGGGCTCGCCCCATCTGGTCTGGCATtgtggcctactgtatgttaggGAGGTAATCCTATAGTAATCACTGAAGCCGTGCTGTCTGGCCTGTCAAACAGGGTTTCAGCAGGGTTTCTCCTTACACTAAACACTAATCCAGCCCCAGCTTAACTCACCTTCATTACTAGttagcctactactactacaacccaATGGGCTAAGCTGATGGGTCAGTTATCGTTGGGTTAGTCGATATACACTCAATACGAGGAGACAGACGGTGGATAGCCAAAGGTTACTTCATTCTGTTTGAAATCAATAGATGCCATTGACAACAGTGCTGTTTTAAATAAGGGGGAAGTGGGACTGGAGATCTGGGGTAGGGGAGCTTACCTTCACGTCACGGTGAATCACGTTGTTGTCATGGCAATACCGCAGCGCCTCCAAGATCTGTCTCATGTAGTGACTAAAAGacaagaaagaagaaaaaaaaggagagagagaatgaagaggaaggggggagagagaatgaagaggaagggggagagagagaatgaagaggaaggggagagagagaatgaagaggaagggggagagagagagaatgaagaggaagggggagagagagagaatgaagaggaagggggagagagagaatgaagaggaaggggggagagagagaatgaagaggaaggggggagagagagaatgaagaggaaggggagagagagagaatgaagaggaagggggagagagagagaatgaagaggaagggggagagagagaatgaagaggaagggggagagagagaatgaagaggaaatgagagagaagaagggggggagagagaagagaaggggggagaagagagaatgaagagga contains:
- the LOC112238011 gene encoding probable G-protein coupled receptor 34, with the translated sequence MTTLPSSPNTSLPLSSSSPNQTLCNLDDGALRLPLVFFYSIFFLLGLVGNLLALWVFVFLHSRRNSVRVFLINVAIADLVLLVCLPFRVLYHANGNRWVLSPLVCKVVGNLFYMNMYISITLLGFISLDRYVKLKGRGGAGRGLARRLRGGGWSWVACRALWGLSLAAAVPMIAMSEGNEEPGKCFQYKQRRGAKGKAYFNMALVLLFWGVFCLLVVSYGKIAMRLLKVSRDKPDLPNAHRYGSAARKSFFVLFLFTVCFGPYHAFRPFYILSQLSQSPSCEYLRLVDRTNEVMLLFSAFNAVLDPVMYFLLSGSVRKAAVKALGQSLGNRLHFLNDGTSNSSVLEFRRTSLSVTSPNTVINPSHEPRTSLCLISPTLHPGTAIVAKQ